Proteins encoded in a region of the Zea mays cultivar B73 chromosome 4, Zm-B73-REFERENCE-NAM-5.0, whole genome shotgun sequence genome:
- the LOC100193440 gene encoding Vesicle transport protein GOT1: MAYEISEIKKIGIGLVGFGILFSFLGVILFFDRGLLALGNIFFLTGVGLLLGWQSMWQLFTKKANLKGSVPFFIGLFLLFVRWPVAGIIMELYGSFVLFSGYGPPIQAFLYQIPIIGWILQYPFQLLGQLRRKRT, translated from the exons ATGGCCTACGAGATTAGTGAGATCAAAA AGATTGGCATAGGTCTGGTGGGGTTTGGCATCCTATTCTCATTCCTTGGTGTTATCCTTTTCTTCGATAGGGGCTTGTTAGCTCTGGGTAAT ATTTTCTTTTTAACTGGAGTGGGTCTGTTACTCGGTTGGCAATCTATGTGGCAGCTTTTCACAAAGAAGGCAAACCTTAAG GGATCAGTGCCTTTCTTCATTGGTTTGTTTCTTCTGTTTGTCCGTTGGCCTGTTGCTGGTATAATCATGGAACTATATGGATCTTTTGTGCTCTTCAG tgGTTATGGGCCTCCTATCCAGGCCTTCCTGTATCAAATACCAATCATTGGTTGGATTCTGCAGTACCCATTCCAG CTGCTTGGTCAGTTGAGGCGTAAACGCACCTGA